A region from the Aquila chrysaetos chrysaetos chromosome 15, bAquChr1.4, whole genome shotgun sequence genome encodes:
- the TRAM2 gene encoding translocating chain-associated membrane protein 2 isoform X1 — protein sequence MAFRRRAKSHPLFSQEFLIHNHADIGFCLVLSVLIALMFEVTAKTAFLFILPQYNVSVPTADGELVQYHYGLTDLVTILFYIFIAIILHAVVQEYALDKINRRLHLSKVKHSKFNESGQLVAFHLTSVIWCLYVVVTEGYISNPRSLWENYPHVYLPFQVKFFYLCQLAYWLHALPELYFQKVRKEEIPRQLRCIALYLVHIAGAYLLNLTRLGLILLLLQYLAEFFFHMARLVYFTDENNEKLFNVWAVVFVVTRLFTLTLYILVIGFGLPRVENQALDPERGNFFSFLFNNILFRMSVLLLVCLFQASVMWRFIHFQLRRWREYWNEQSSRKRAAAAAGTKQQAKPLKRDSGYHENGVVKAENGTSPRTKKLKSP from the exons ATGGCCTTCCGCCGGCGGGCCAAGAGCCACCCGCTCTTCAGCCAGGAGTTCCTCATCCACAACCACGCCGACATCGGCTTCTGCCTGGTGCTCAGCGTCCTCATCGCCCTCATGTTCGAG GTTACAGCCAAGACTGCCTTCCTGTTTATCTTACCTCAGTATAATGTTAGTGTGCCTACAGCAG ATGGGGAGCTGGTCCAGTATCACTATGGGCTGACGGATCTGGTCACCATCCTCTTCTACATCTTCATTGCCATCATCCTGCATGCGGTGGTGCAGGAGTACGCCCTGGAC aaAATCAACAGGCGTCTCCATCTCTCCAAGGTCAAACACAGCAAGTTCAATGAATCAGGACAGCTGGTTGCCTTCCACCTCACCTCCGTGATTTGGTGCTTATACGTCGTGGTGACG gaaGGATACATATCAAACCCCCGAAGTTTGTGGGAAAACTACCCTCATGTTTATCTTCC GTTCCAGGTGAAGTTTTTCTACCTGTGCCAGCTGGCGTACTGGCTGCATGCCCTGCCGGAGCTCTACTTCCAAAAAGTCCGCAAG GAGGAGATTCCCCGCCAGCTGCGGTGCATCGCGCTCTACCTGGTGCACATCGCCGGCGCGTACCTCCTCAA CTTAACCCGCTTGGGGCTGATCCTCTTGCTGTTGCAGTACTTAGCCGAATTCTTCTTCCACATGGCCCGGCTGGTCTACTTCACGGATGAGAACAACGAGAAGCT GTTTAATGTCTGGGCTGTCGTGTTCGTGGTCACCAGGCTCTTCACCCTCACCTTGTACATCCTGGTCATCGGCTTCGGGCTGCCACGGGTGGAGAACCAGGCCCTCGACCCCGAGAGAGGGAacttcttcagctttctcttcaACAATATCCTCTTCAG AATGAGTGTGCTGCTGTTGGTGTGCCTCTTCCAGGCTTCGGTGATGTGGCGCTTCATCCACTTCCAGCTGCGGCGCTGGCGGGAGTACTGGAACGAGCAGAGCAGTCGGAAGCgagccgctgccgccgccggcaCCAAGCAGCAAGCCAAGCCGCTCAAGAGGGACTCGG GTTACCATGAAAACGGAGTGGTGAAAGCAGAGAACGGCACCTCACCGCGAACCAAGAAGCTGAAATCACCGTAG
- the TRAM2 gene encoding translocating chain-associated membrane protein 2 isoform X2 has translation MPSWLQGGDLRAQSVARGCWSVLRVTAKTAFLFILPQYNVSVPTADGELVQYHYGLTDLVTILFYIFIAIILHAVVQEYALDKINRRLHLSKVKHSKFNESGQLVAFHLTSVIWCLYVVVTEGYISNPRSLWENYPHVYLPFQVKFFYLCQLAYWLHALPELYFQKVRKEEIPRQLRCIALYLVHIAGAYLLNLTRLGLILLLLQYLAEFFFHMARLVYFTDENNEKLFNVWAVVFVVTRLFTLTLYILVIGFGLPRVENQALDPERGNFFSFLFNNILFRMSVLLLVCLFQASVMWRFIHFQLRRWREYWNEQSSRKRAAAAAGTKQQAKPLKRDSGYHENGVVKAENGTSPRTKKLKSP, from the exons ATGCCATCCTGGCTCCAGGGAGGGGATTTGAGGGCACAGAGCGTGGCACGAGGCTGCTGGTCCGTGTTACGG GTTACAGCCAAGACTGCCTTCCTGTTTATCTTACCTCAGTATAATGTTAGTGTGCCTACAGCAG ATGGGGAGCTGGTCCAGTATCACTATGGGCTGACGGATCTGGTCACCATCCTCTTCTACATCTTCATTGCCATCATCCTGCATGCGGTGGTGCAGGAGTACGCCCTGGAC aaAATCAACAGGCGTCTCCATCTCTCCAAGGTCAAACACAGCAAGTTCAATGAATCAGGACAGCTGGTTGCCTTCCACCTCACCTCCGTGATTTGGTGCTTATACGTCGTGGTGACG gaaGGATACATATCAAACCCCCGAAGTTTGTGGGAAAACTACCCTCATGTTTATCTTCC GTTCCAGGTGAAGTTTTTCTACCTGTGCCAGCTGGCGTACTGGCTGCATGCCCTGCCGGAGCTCTACTTCCAAAAAGTCCGCAAG GAGGAGATTCCCCGCCAGCTGCGGTGCATCGCGCTCTACCTGGTGCACATCGCCGGCGCGTACCTCCTCAA CTTAACCCGCTTGGGGCTGATCCTCTTGCTGTTGCAGTACTTAGCCGAATTCTTCTTCCACATGGCCCGGCTGGTCTACTTCACGGATGAGAACAACGAGAAGCT GTTTAATGTCTGGGCTGTCGTGTTCGTGGTCACCAGGCTCTTCACCCTCACCTTGTACATCCTGGTCATCGGCTTCGGGCTGCCACGGGTGGAGAACCAGGCCCTCGACCCCGAGAGAGGGAacttcttcagctttctcttcaACAATATCCTCTTCAG AATGAGTGTGCTGCTGTTGGTGTGCCTCTTCCAGGCTTCGGTGATGTGGCGCTTCATCCACTTCCAGCTGCGGCGCTGGCGGGAGTACTGGAACGAGCAGAGCAGTCGGAAGCgagccgctgccgccgccggcaCCAAGCAGCAAGCCAAGCCGCTCAAGAGGGACTCGG GTTACCATGAAAACGGAGTGGTGAAAGCAGAGAACGGCACCTCACCGCGAACCAAGAAGCTGAAATCACCGTAG